GCACCTCGCCGAGGAGTGCTGGGTGGCGCTCGGCCACGACGGCCTCGTCGCTTTGCGGCGGTGGCCTGAGGTCGATGCCGCGCTGCTCACCGAGGACAGCTTCACGTACCCGATACAAATCAACGGCAAGAAGCGCGCTGAATTGACAATCGCCATCGACGCGCCCCAAGCTGACGTGGAGAAGGCTACGCTTGCCCTCGACGCGGTTCGCCGGGCACTGGACGGTCAGGTACCCAAGAAGATCGTCGTCGTACCGAAGAGGATCGTGAATGTCGTCGTCTGATCCCGCCCGCTACTACCGCCTCGCCTTCGCGGCGGCCGGCGCGTTCATCCTTTCGGCGTGCACCGTTCAGCCGCTCTACGGCCCGACGCCGTCGGGCAGCACGGTTTCCACCGCAGTCAGCCACGTCGCCATCGACCAGGTCGATACCCGCGTCGCGCAGGTGCTGCGCAACAAGCTGATTTTCGATCTCGACGGCGGCCAGGAGCCGAGCGCCCCGCTCTACCGCATGAAGCTCACCGTCTCGTCGGCCGAAAGCGCGCTGGGCGTCACGCCGATCGAGGCCGCGCCCGCCTACTCGCTGACCGTGCAGGCGACCTACGAGGTGACCTCCGTCGCCACCGGCGTGATCGTGCTCCGGGGCACCAGCCGCGGCACTGCATCGTTCGACCGCGTCACCCAGGCATACGCCAACACGCGCGCCAAGCTGGACGCCGAGGATCGCGCCGCCGCCGAAGCTGCCGACGACATCCGCATCCGCTTCGCCACGGCCGCCGCCAAGGGCACCATCTGATCGCAATGCGCCGCGCCGCGTTCTGCATCGCAGCGCTGATGTTGGTCGCCGAACCCGCACACGCCGATTGGTGGACGACCATCGAGAAGGACGGCGACGGCAGTGACATGGCCGTCATGCAGGGCAGCGCCCAATACAACTTTGTCGCCTTCCTGCTGTGCAAGAAGGACAGCCAGAAGCACGTCATGCTGCAATGGGGCGACGGCAAAACGCCCACGCCCGAGCTCAAGACGACCAACGATCTGACGCTGACCATCAAGACCGACGAAGGCGTGCATACCTCGACGGGCGTGTGGTCCGACTACGGCACCGGCCACGAGATTCTGGAATACGCCAACCTCTACGAGACCAACGAGATCGCCGATTTCATCGGCCGGTCGAAAGACACGGTGACCTTCATTTTCGACAGCCCGTCGCTCAAGGTGCACGATGGCGTTGTCTCGTTCGCCAACGGCGCCGCTGACGCCGCCGCGAAATTCACCGCCTTCTGTCCCAACTAAAGCTTTGCCGGGCCGTGCGCTCGGCGCCGGTGCGCACTAGATTGGGCCGATGGTGCAGATCAAATCCCCCGACGCCGACCGCCTGCTGGCCAAGCCCGACGCAAAGATCCGCGTCGTCCTGATCTACGGCAACGACGAGGGCCTGGTCGCCGAGCGCGCCGATAAATTCGCCGCCGCCGTCGCCGGCAAGGACGGCGAGCACGTCCGCCTCGACCCCTCCGCGCTGTCGGAAAATCCCGGCCGCCTCGCCGACGAGGCCAACTCCATCCCGATGTTCGGCGGCAACCGCGCCATCTCGCTGCGCGTCAGCGGCAACCGCGCCGTCGATGGCGCGGTGCAGGCCATTCTCGCGGCGCCGCCGCAGGATTCGTGGATCGTCGTCACCGCCGGCGACCTCCGCAAAACCTCGCCGCTGCGCAAGCTCGCCGAATCGAGCGCCGCCGCGTGGGCGATCCCCTGCTACGCCGACACCGACCGCGACCTTGACCGCATCATCGACGAGGAAACCCGCGCCGCGAAACTGACCATCGCCGACGACGCGCGCACGGCGCTGAAAGGCCTGCTCGGCAGCGACCGCATGATCAGCCGCTCCGAGATCCAGAAGCTGACGCTCTACGCCTCCGACAAAGGCGCGATCACGCTGGACGACGTCCGCGCCCTCGTCGGCGACGCCGGCCCGTCGGCCACCGACGAGGCCGTGGACGCCGTCGCCGAAGGCGACGCTGCCGCGCTCGACCTCGGCTATCGCCGCCTGGTCACCGGCGGCACGCCCGGCTTCGTCATCGCCGGCGCCGCGCTCCGCCATTTCAATTTCCTGCAGAAGGCACGCGCCGCGGTCGACGGCGGCGAAAGCCCGGACGCGCTGGTCCGCCGCGCCGTCCCGCCGATCTACCCTTTCTCCCGCCAGTCCGCCGTCGCCCGCCAACTGGAACGCTGGACCGCGCCGCGCATCGACCGCGCCCTGACCATGCTCGATCAGGCGATGCTCGACTCCCGCCTCCACGGCCCGATCACCGACGAAATCATCGCGCAGGCCCTGCAACTCGTCGCCGCCATCGCCCCGGCCCAGCGCCGAAACGCCTAGCCTCACCAGCCTCGGCCCGGCCTACCTAACCAAACCCAGGCCTATCCTTCCCTCCGCCTTCCCCGCGAAGGCGGCGACCCCAGGTGCCAACCAACCTCAGCCCGCCGAAGCTTTCCGCGCCTTGCGAGCGCCGGCCCGAGCCCGCCGTTTCCTCTTCGCCCCCGCCAGCTCCACCTCCAGCCCGGCAACGATGAGCGTCAGCCCGGCCTCAAACGCCGCCTCCGGCCCGTTCTTCCGGTAGTAGCGGAGCGACTTTCCGAACAGCGGCAGCTTCGCCGCCGCCGCGGCCAGTTCCTCCTGCCCCCAGACACGTTCCTCCGCCTGTTCCGCCTGCTCGTCGATCGCGCTGCCGAGGGCAAACCGCCCCGCCGAGATGAGCGCCAGCGTGGCGATCTCGACCGGAAAGCCGGCATCGACGAGGCAGCGCAACTGGCTTTCCAGCCGCACGAAATCTTCGACCTCGGCTTCCGCCCCGGCATGCAGCCGCCCGCCGTCGCGGTGCGCCAGCAGCGCGCGCCGCAGGCTCCGCGCATTTTCGCCGATGAAGCGCCGCCAGTCGTCCCCCGGCCGCGGCACTTCGTACGTGTGGTGCCGCCGCAGAATTTCCTGCCCCATCGCATTCACCAGCGCGCGTTTCGAAGCGAAGTGCCAGTAGAGCGCCGGCTGCTGCACGTGCAGCCTGTCGGCCAGCCGCCGCGTCGTCAGGTCGTCGAGACCGACCTCGTCGAGCAGGCCGATGGCGGCGTCGATGATCTGCTGGCGTTCGAGTTTCATGGACGGTCGCCCGGGGGTTGACGAAACCGAACTTATCATCGATAAGCGAATTTATCGACGATAAATTATCGCCTCCGGTGTGCATATGAACAAACCCCTCGCCGTCATCCTCGCCGCCGTCACGATCGACTCGATCGGCATCGGCCTCATCTTCCCGATCCTCCCGGGGCTGCTGCGAGAGGTCACGCATTCGCCCGACGTCGCCCTGCTCTACGGCGTCATCCTCGCCCTTTACGCCTTGATGCAATTCATCTTTTCGCCCGTCCTCGGCGCCCTCAGCGACCGCTACGGCCGCCGCCCGCTGCTGCTGTTGTCGCTCGGCGGCACCGCGATCGACTATCTGATCATGGCCTTCGCACCGGTCTTCGCCGTGCTGCTCGTCGGCCGCATCGTCTCGGGCATCACCAGCGCCTCGATGTCGATCGCCACCGCCTACATCGCCGATATCACGCCCGAAAACGAACGCGCCCGCCGCTTCGGCTACGTCAGCGCCTGCTTTGGCCTCGGCTTCATCATTGGCCCGATCGCCGGCGGCCTGCTCGGCGAATACTGGATCCGCGCGCCCTTCCTGCTCGCCGCCGCGCTCAACGCCGCGAACTTCGCCCTCGCCCTTTTCGTCCTGCCCGAGTCGCGCACCGGCGAGGCGAAGCCGCTCAGCCTCGCGTCGCTAAGCCCGCTCGGCCCGATGAAATGGGCGCTCGGCCTCACGGCGCTGCTGCCGCTGCTCGCCATCTTCGTCATCTTCGCGCTGGTCGGAAATATTCCGGGCACGATCTGGGTGCTCTACGGCCAGGACAAGTTCGGCTGGGACATGCTGACCGTCGGCGCCTCGCTCGCCGTCTTCGGCCTCTGCCACGCCGGCTCGCAGGCTTTTCTCACCGGCCCGCTGGTCGCCCGCATCGGCGAATGGCCGACCATGATCCTCGGCATGGTCTTCGACGGCCTCGCCTTCGTCCTCGTCGGGTTGGCGACCCAGGGCTGGATGCCCTTCGCGCTCGCCCCGCTCTTCGCCGCCGGCGGCGTCGGCCTGCCCGCGCTCCAGGCGCTGCTGTCCAATCAGGTGAGCGGCGAGCGCCAGGGCGAGTTGCAAGGCGTGCTCGCCAGCCTGCAAAGCCTGACGGCCATCGTCGGCCCGCTGGTTGGCACGGCCGTCTACGCCGCGACGATCGACGTCTGGATCGGCGCCGTCTGGTTCCTCGGCGCCGCCCTCTACGCCCTCACCCTGCCGCTGCTATTCGCGGGCCGGCGGCGCGCCGCCCAGCCGGCCTGACTTCGCAGCAGGAAGCGATAAGCGATAAGCATTCTCCCCGCTTTCCCCGCGAAGGCGGGGACCCAGGTGCCAAGCCAAGCGCTGCCTCTGATTGCTCCGAACTGCTCGCTACCCCCGCAGCCGCCGCACGACGTCGTCGAGCTGCTCCAGCGACGTGTACTTGATCCGCACCTCGCCCTTGCCGCCGCGATGCGCGATCGTCACCTCGAGCCCGAGCACATCCGACAGCCCCTTCTCGACGGCGCGCGTATCGGCGTCCTTCGGCCGCGCCTTCTGCCCGCTCCTGCCCTTGCGCTCGCCGGCGCCCAGCGCCTCGACATCGCGCGTCGTCATCCCCTCGTCGAGGATGCGCTTCGCCACCGCGAGCGGATCGGGCAGCGTCACCAGCGCCCGCGCCTGGCCCGCCGTCAGTCGCCCGTCCATGACGAAAATCTGCACAGCCTCAGGCAGCGTTATCAGCCGCAGCGTGTTGGCGATGTGCGACCGGCTCTTGCCGATGATGTCGGCCAGCGCCTCCTGCGAATACGAATACTCGTCGATCAGTTGCTTGTAGCCCTGCGCCTCCTCGATCGCGTTGAGGTCGGCGCGCTGCACGTTTTCGATGATCGCAAGCTCAAGCGATTCCTTGTCGCTCGCCTCGCGCAGCACCACCGGCACATCGTGCAGCCCCGCCTTCTGTGCCGCCCGCCAGCGTCGCTCGCCGGCAATGATCTCGTAGAGATCCGGGCCGACCGAGCGCACGATCAGCGGCTGGATGACGCCCTTCTCCTTGATCGAGGCCGTGAGGTCGGCGAGGTCAGGATCGCGAAATGCCTTCCGCGGATTGCTCGGGTTGGGCCGCAGAAACCCCACCGGCAACCGCCTCGGCGGTCGCGGACCGCGGTCGACCGGCGTCGCCGCGACGTCGGTCTTTGTCTCGCCGATCAGCGCCGCGAGCCCCCGCCCCAGCCTGCTCCGCGCTCCTTCGTCGGCCATCTCTCAACTCCCCGAATCTTGTTCCGCCACCAAATCGACTACGCCGCTCGCAGCAGCCGCTCGCGCTGGATGATCTCCGCCGCCAGCTTCAGATACGCTTGGCTGCCGCTCGAATTGAAATCGTAAAGCAGCACCGGCTTGCCATAAGACGGCGCCTCCGACACGCGCACATTGCGCGGGATGATCGTCTCGTAGACCGCGTCGCCCATATGCGCCCGCACGTCCGCCGCCACCTGGCCCGACAGGTTGTTGCGCGCGTCGTACATGGTCAGCACGATGCCATGGATCGACAGCTCCGGATTGAGCGCCGCCTTCACCTGCTCGACGGTCGACAGCAACTGGCTCAGCCCCTCCAGCGCAAAGAACTCGCACTGCAGCGGCACCAGGATCGAATGCGCGGCCGTCAGCGCGTTGATGGTCAGAAGGTTCAGCGACGGCGGGCAGTCGATCAGGATGTACGAATAGTTTCGGGGCCGACTCGGATCGTCCTCCCCGGCCCCGAACAGCGCCGTCCGCAGCCGGTAGGCCCGGTCCTGCCGGTCGGCGATTTCCAGCTCAACGCCGAGCAGGTCGAGCGTCGAAGGCGCCACCGAAACCCGGGGCACCGACGTGGCAATCGCCGTCTCCGCCACCGTCGCCTCGCCGAGCAGCAGATCGTAGGTCGAGACGCTGCGGCTCTTGCGGTCTACGCCCAGCCCCGTCGAGGCGTTGCCCTGCGGATCGAGATCGACGATCAGCACATCCTCGCCGATCGCCGCCAGCGCCGTGCCGAGGTTGATCGCCGTCGTCGTCTTCCCCACCCCGCCCTTCTGGTTGGCGAGCGCAATCACGCGCGGGGATTTGGGCAGCGTCATGCGTCCGTTCTATCCTGATTCGCCGGCGCGCCGCAGAGCGCCGATGTCGAGAATCACACCCTCCCCCGTCAGGCTTTCGTGCCGATTGACGCTGAAGCTCCAGCGCCGGCGAGCTTCCGAAAGCTCCGCCTCGGCATCCTGCCCTTTCATGAATGCCGCCGGCACCCCCTTTGCCATAACCGGCTCCGCCAGTCCCAGCAGCGCGTCCAACGGCGCCAGCGCCCGGGCGGTTACGCGATCGACCGGCTCTGTCCAGCCGGCCAGCACATCCTCGATCCGCCCTTCGTGTACCTGCGCCGCGGCCCCGGTTTCGCGGATGGCAGCACGCAAGAAGGCACACTTGCGCCGATTGCTCTCAACGAGGTGGACCACCCCGCCCTCAAGGCAGATCGCCAGTACCATGCCCGGCAAGCCTGCCCCTGCCCCGAGATCTATCCACCGCTTGTCACGCGGAAATAGTCTGAGGAGCTGCGCCGAATCCGCGATGTGCCGCCGCCAAATCTCCGGCAGCGTCTTCGGCGATACGAGATTTTCGGCCGGCTGCCACTTGCGCAGCAGGGCGACGAAGGCCTCCAGCCGCTCCCCTGTTTCACGTGAAACAGGATAGACGTCCCGGAGCGCCGCGATGCTGTCGGCCAAAGTCAGGCGACCCGGCGCGGCGGTCCGCGCTTGGCCCGGGCCAGCACCAGCGTCAGCGCTGCCGGTGTCATGCCCTCGATCCGCCCCGCCTGTCCGAGCGTAACCGGACGTGCCGCTGCCAGCTTCTGCCGAAGCTCAGTGGATAGGCCCTCGACGCTGGCGTAGTCGATGTCGCCGGCCAGCGTAACCGCGTCGTCCTTCCGGAGGCTGGCGATGTCGGCATCCTGCCGCTCCAGGTAGACCGAATACTTGGCCTCGATCTCGATCTGTTCGGAGGCGAATCGACTGAGGCCACCGAGCTCCGGCCAGACCCGCGCAAGGTCGGAAAGCTCGATGTCCGGCCGCGCCAGCAGCTCAAACGCCGACCGGCGAACACCGTCATGATTGAGATGGATTCCGACCTTCTCCGCCTCGTTGGGCGTCAGCGTAAGCTGGTCGAGCATCGCCTTTGCCTTCGCCAGTGAAGCGAGGCGCGCACCGAAGGCCAATGCCCGCTCACTGCCGACGACACCGAGCTTGATCCCCAGCGGCGTCAACCGCTGGTCGGCATTGTCTGCCCGCAGCGACAGCCGGTACTCAGCCCGCGATGTGAACATCCGGTAGGGCTCGGAAACCCCACGGGTGGTCAGGTCATCGATCAACACGCCGACGTAGCCATCGGCACGCCCAACCGTCACGCCCTCCCCACCGCCCGCAATTCTGGCTGCGTTGATGCCGGCGATCAGACCCTGGGCTCCGGCCTCCTCATAACCCGTGGTGCCGTTGATCTGCCCAGCCAGAAACAGCCCGCCAACCGCCTTCGTCTCCAGCGTCGGCTTTAGCTCGCGCGGATCGACATGGTCGTATTCGATGGCGTAGCCCGGGCGGACGATCCGCGCCTTTTCCAAGCCCGGAATGGACGCGACCAGCGCCTTCTGCACGTCTTCCGGCAGCGAAGTCGAAATGCCGTTCGGATAGACCATGTCGTCGTCCAGCCCCTCCGGCTCGAGGAAAATCTGGTGGCCGTCGCGCTCGCCGAAGCGGACGACCTTGTCCTCGATCGACGGACAGTAGCGCGGGCCGCGGCTGGTTATGTCGCCGGAATACATCGGCGACCGGGCGATGTTCGCCTGGATGATGGCGTGCGTCGCCGCCGTCGTCCGGGTGATGTGACAATCGACCTGCGGCGTCGTGATCGCCGTCGTCATGGTCGAGAACGGCTCCGGCGGATTGTCGCCCGGCTGCCGCGTCAACGACGCCCAGTCGATGGTCTTGCCATCGAGGCGCGGCGGCGTCCCGGTCTTCAGGCGCCCCATCCGCAGCGACAGACCTTCCAGCGTCTTCGCCAGTCCTATCGATGGCTTCTCGCCGACCCTCCCGGCCGGGATCTTGACCTCGCCGATGTGGATGAGACCGCGCAGGAAGGTGCCCGTGGTGATGACCACGGCACCCGCGCCAAGGTGCCGGCCGTCGCCAAGGACAACGCCGGTCACCCGGCCATTCTGCAGCGTAAGATCCTCGACCTCCGCTTCGACGATCTCGAGATTGGCCTGATGGCGGAGAAGATCCTGGACCGCCGCCTTGTAAAGCTTGCGGTCCGCCTGCGCCCGCGGGCCCCGGACCGCCGGACCCTTGCGCCGGTTCAGCACCCGGAACTGGATGCCGGCCCGATCGGCAGCGACGCCCATGATGCCGTCGAGCGCATCGATCTCGCGGACCAGGTGGCCCTTGCCCAGTCCGCCGATAGCAGGGTTGCACGACATTGCCCCGACGGTGGCGAACGAATGCGTGACCAGCGCCGTCCGCGCACCCACGCGAGCCGCGGCCGCCGCGGCCTCGGTGCCGGCGTGGCCACCGCCGATTACGATGACATCGAAGGAGCGGGACTGGTTCATGGGACGGGGATAGCCGGGGTCGGCCACAGGGTCAAAGGGCAGGGGTGTTTCACGTGAAACATTGGCGTCACTTCCCGACGCAGAAGTCGCGGAAGATCACGTCGAGCAAATCTTCCACGTCGATCCGACCCGTAATTCGGCCAAGCGAATCCGAGGCCCGGCGCAAATCCTCGGCCCGGATTTCCAGCGGACTTGTCCCCGTGGCGCGCGCGGAAACAAGCGCGTCAAGCGCCGCACGGACTGCCGAGCGATGCCGGGCGCGAGTGATCAGCGCGGACTCCGCCGGCGGCAATCCGGCTGCGATCTTGCCTGTCAAAAGCGACAGCAGATCGTTGAGACCTTCGCCGGTCGCCGACGACACCTGCGCGTCGAACCCGGCAGCGATCAACGATCGTTCGGCAACCGATTCGATCAGGTCGATCTTCGTTGCGACCTTGATCGCGCCGGGGAGGAGAGCTGGGCTTGCCGCGGCCATGACGTCGGCGACCCACACCACGATATCCGCGCCAGCCGCACGTACCTCCGCGCGCCGGATGCCTTCGCGCTCGATGCCGCCCTCAGCCGCGCGGAGGCCGGCTGTATCGACCAGCGTCACCGGGTAGCCGCCCAGATCGAGTTTCACTTCGATGAGGTCTCGGGTCGTGCCAGGCTCCGGGGCGACAATGGCGACGTCGCGCTGGGCGATGGCGTTGAGGAGACTCGACTTGCCGGCGTTGGGTGCGCCGAGGATGACGATCTCGGCGCCGTCGCGCAGGCGCTCGCCACGCTGGTCCGCGAGATGGTTAACCATTTCTTTTTCCAGCTCGGCGACCATGTCCCAAGCCTGGACACTGACGGAGCCAGGGATGTCTTCCTCGTCGGGAAAATCGAGCTCCGCCTCGATCAGCGCCCGGGCGCGGATCAGCTTCTCGCGCCAGCCGTCGTAAAGACGCCCGAGCCCGCCATCGGCCTGATGCAGCGCCTGCCGTCGCTGGGCCTCCGTCTCCGCATAGACCAGATCGGCCAGCCCTTCGACCTGAGTGAGGTCCATGCGCTGGTTGGTGAAGGCGCGTCGGGTGAACTCGCCCGCGTCGGCCAGCCGGAAACCCGGCAGGGCCTCCAGCGTCGCCAGCAGCGCGGCGACAACGGCACGGCCACCGTGAACGTGGAATTCGGCGACGTCTTCGCCGGTGAAACTCGCAGGCGCCGGGAAGAAAAGAACCAGACCCTTGTCGACCGTGTTGCCGTCGGCACCGCGTATGGAATGCAGAGAAGCCCGGCGTGGTTCCGGAATCGAATCGATCAGCGTTTCGAGTCCGAATCGGACGCCGGGACCGGATATGCGGATGATCGCCACCCCAGCCGGGGGAGGGCCGCTCGACAGGGCGAAGATGGTGTCGGCCGAGGACATGGCGGTTGCTGTAGGGCCGGCGCGGCCACGAGTCCATGACGCGCGCCACGCCTGCCGCTATCTAGGTCCGATGTCCGAAAATCTCCTCCGCCACGAGGCCAGCCCGTACCTGCTGCAGCACAAGGACAACCCGGTGCACTGGCGCCCATGGGGACCGGCGGCGCTGGCGGAGGCGCAGGCGACCGGCAAGCCGATCCTGCTTTCGGTCGGCTATGCCGCCTGCCACTGGTGCCACGTGATGGCGCACGAGAGTTTCGAGGACCCGGCGACGGCGGAGGTGATGAACCGCCTGTTCGTGTCGATCAAGGTCGACCGCGAGGAGCGGCCGGACATCGACCAGATTTACATGGCGGCGCTGCATGCGCTGGGCGAGCAGGGCGGCTGGCCGCTGACCATGTTCCTGACGCCGGCGGGCGAGCCGATCTGGGGCGGGACGTATTTTCCGCCGACGGCGCGCTACGGCCGGCCGGGCTTCCGCGACATCATGGAGGAAGTGGCGCGCCTCTTCCGCGACGAGCCCGAGAAGATCGCCACCAACCGCGATTTTCTCCTGTCGCGGCTGAACGAGAAGCCGGAAGGCGAGGGTGTGGCCGTCGATCGCGCGCTGCTCGATCTCGCCTCGGATCGTCTGTTGAGCCTGATGGACCCGGAGCATGGCGGCACCAAAGGCGCGCCAAAATTTCCGCAGGCCGGCCTGCTTGAGTTGCTGTGGCGCGCTGGCCTCCGCACCGGCGAGGCGCGCTATCGCGACGCCGCGCTACTGACCCTCCGTGAGATCTCGGCGGGCGGCATCTACGACCACATCGGCGGCGGCTTCGCCCGCTATTCGACCGATGCGCGCTGGCTGGCGCCGCACTTCGAGAAGATGCTCTACGACAACGCGCAACTGGTCGAGCTGCTGACGCTGGCCTGGCTCGCGACCGGCGAGGCCGTGTTCAAGGAGCGCGTCGCGGAGACCATCGCCTGGCTCGAGCGCGAGATGCTGCTCGCCGGCGGAGCCTTCGCAGCCAGCCTCGACGCCGACTCCGAAGGGCGCGAGGGCCGCTTCTACGTCTGGACGCGCGCCGAGGTGATTGACGTGCTCGGTGCGGAGGAGGGCGCCTTCTTCGGCGACGCCTACGACATCATTGCCGGCGGAAACTGGGAAGGCGTGTCGATCCCCAACCGGCTGGGGCGCGGTCCGATACCTGACGCCGACGCGGCACGATTGCGGACGGCCCGCGAAAAACTTCTGGCGCGACGCGCCCGTCGCGTCCGCCCCGCCACCGACGACAAGGTGCTGGCCGACTGGAACGGCCTGATGATCGCCGCGCTCGCCTTCGCCGGCGCGAGCTTCGCGCGACCCGAGTGGATCGGGCTCGCCGAACGCGCCTTCGCCTTCGTCGCCGGCACGATGGGCGAGGGCGGGCGGCTGGCGCATTCGTGGCGCGACGGCAAGTCGGTGCGGCCCGGCCTCGCCTCTGACTACGCCGCGATGATCAAGGCGGCGCTGGCGCTCCACGGCGCGACGCTCGACGATGCATGGCTGGTACGAGCCGAGGGCTTCGCCGCGGCGCTGCGCGCCCATCACTGGGACGCCGACGCGTCCGGCTACTTCCTCTCCGCCGACGACGCGCCGGCGCTGATCGTGCGGCCGAAGGCGACCACGGACGAGGCAACGCCGGCGGCGACCTCGCTGATGGCGCAGAATCTGGTGCGGCTATGGCGGCTCACCGGCAACGACGCGTACCGCGCCGACATCGATGCGATCCTCGGCG
The sequence above is drawn from the Bauldia sp. genome and encodes:
- a CDS encoding thioredoxin domain-containing protein, translating into MSENLLRHEASPYLLQHKDNPVHWRPWGPAALAEAQATGKPILLSVGYAACHWCHVMAHESFEDPATAEVMNRLFVSIKVDREERPDIDQIYMAALHALGEQGGWPLTMFLTPAGEPIWGGTYFPPTARYGRPGFRDIMEEVARLFRDEPEKIATNRDFLLSRLNEKPEGEGVAVDRALLDLASDRLLSLMDPEHGGTKGAPKFPQAGLLELLWRAGLRTGEARYRDAALLTLREISAGGIYDHIGGGFARYSTDARWLAPHFEKMLYDNAQLVELLTLAWLATGEAVFKERVAETIAWLEREMLLAGGAFAASLDADSEGREGRFYVWTRAEVIDVLGAEEGAFFGDAYDIIAGGNWEGVSIPNRLGRGPIPDADAARLRTAREKLLARRARRVRPATDDKVLADWNGLMIAALAFAGASFARPEWIGLAERAFAFVAGTMGEGGRLAHSWRDGKSVRPGLASDYAAMIKAALALHGATLDDAWLVRAEGFAAALRAHHWDADASGYFLSADDAPALIVRPKATTDEATPAATSLMAQNLVRLWRLTGNDAYRADIDAILGGSGAAIAGNLFATTGLLNALDLRLGAVDVAIVRPSGADAGALLDAARWRWTPNVVLSVHDGAVRLPSAHPAAGKAAVGGKATAYVCRGETCSLPVTEATALAALLGAASVGN